Part of the Phocoena phocoena chromosome 8, mPhoPho1.1, whole genome shotgun sequence genome, TTCTTTAACTATtgatctattttattatttaagccTTTTATATAATAAGGATGTCAATAGTATTTTTACCTGTGGAAAAGAATTACGGTAGCCTCAACAACTTCACCCCAAGCAGAGGAAGTGTTTGGAAGCCAACCAGAGAAAAGCACTGATGTGTTTATGGGCAACTGGGATTAAGCTAACATTAGGAAATCATTATATCAAGCCATTAAGGATAAAAGTGCCATGGTAAGTGTCACCTGCCTCCCACAGCCGGAAAGTCCTTGTCACAGCTGATCTTAAACACAGCTAGCGCCCGCGTTCTGATCTGTTTGGTCTTGACACCATAAATAATGGGATTGATCACTGGAGGCAGAAGTAGATAGACATCACCCATGAGAACATGCACAGTGGGATCAAGGCTGTTTCCAAAGCGGTGCACCACTGAGAGGCCAATGAGAGGCACATAGAAGGCCAGTACCACACCAATGTGTGACACACAGGTTCCAAAGGCCTTGGTCCGTTCTGACTTGGAAGGCAGCTGCAGAACTGTTCGTAGaatcagaaaataagacaaagagaTGAACAGGGCATCCACACCCATGACCACCAGAATGGCAGTAAGACCATAGACCACATTGGGCAATGTGTCTGCATAGGCCAACTTCATTACATCCTGGTGCACACAATAGGAATGTGAGAGCACGTTGGATTGGCAGAAGGCTAGCCGTTTGATGAGCAGAGGCAATGGGATGAAAAAGAGGGATCCACGGGCCACGGCCACCATGCCAATCTGGGCTGTCACTCTATTGTTGAGCACTGCGGCATGGCGCAGTGGGTGGCAGATGGCTATATAACGGTCAAAAGCCATAGCCAGCAGGATGGTGGACTCAATGGCTGAGAGAGCATGAATAAAGAACATCTGGGTCATACAGGCGTCAAAGGTAATCTCCCGGGAATCAAACCAGAAGAGGGCTAGGATCTTGGGCATGGTGGCTGTGGACAAGGCCAGGTCGATGGCTGCCAGCATGCAGAGAAAGAGGTACATGGGAACGTGCAGGCTGCGCTCCACCCTTACGATGAAGACCACGATGCAGTTTCCAAACACTGCCACGGCATACATAGAAAGCAGGGGGAAGCCGATCCAGAAATGAGCTTCTTCTAGTCCTGGGATACCAATAAGCACAAAGGTGGTATGTGTGAAGTTGCAGGCACTCATAGCTGGCACGGAGAAGGGGGCACTGGAGCAGGTGAGGTCACACTGGCAGCCTGCTAGCCTGTTAGGATAAGGAGCACAATCAGAGAGGCTGGCCCTGGAGACCTGGGAACTGAACGCACCTTAGCTCTCCCTCCCCTactctctctttctgcttctccaaGTCATTTGGGCTCTCTCATACAAAGGCTCTTTGGAGCCTCCTGCCAAATGGGAAAGTGACAGCTCAAATTCATTTAACATTCACTACTCTCTAAGTCCATTTACACTTGTAAAAGGGAACCTGGAGATCACAATGCTTATCTGAAAATCTATCCTTCCCAAGTTCCCTGGATGACTCATCCTGGCCCATACCTTCACTGTCTGCATACTGGGCTGCCCTTTTCTCAGCTAGGTGTTAAGAGATACCTTACCTGGAAACTCTTCCTGAGAGGCTGTGTTTTCCTTTTACCCTTCCTTTCCCtactcttcccttcccctcccttcccttcgaTCACTCATCGGTTCTGTAAGCATTTACTTATAGGACTTATTATATATGGAGGCTATTTGATAGATGCTGATGATACAGAGTCAAAGACACATCTTTTGCCCTTCAGATGCCCTGTCTAGGGTGAAAGATAGACAAGTAACCCAAATATTAGAATCTTGGGATAAGTGTAAGCAAAAGATGTGCATTTAATGCATGGGAGGGCGAAAGTCATGATCAGAGGAACCTTCCTGAAAAAAGATGGTCCTTCTGTTTAGTCTTGAAACACGAGTAAAAATTAAGCAGACAGAGAAGGGAATAAAAGGTGTTCCAAACAGTGGGAATAgggaggtttttggttttgttttgtttgcaaatgttCGGGATTCCAGGTCCCCAGGTCTAAGGTcagtggaagaggaaaaaaacacaattgtgattaaaaaataaaaacacaaaataaaaactaagaaaaaaaggccAAAATCAATCTCTTAAGGTAACAAGGAAACTTCTCTGGGGTCATCAAATGAAAGGCAGTAGCTCCCTCCAATGAATTCCTGGGAGATGGAGGTGCTGGCAGGATCCTAGCGGCCAGGCATGGTCTCTGTGAAGGCTCTTCTCTCTGTTCCTGGCTGATGGGTTCCTCCACACTTAAAAGCTGCCTCTAAGGCTGCTCTCACTGCCACGAAGAGAACTTGATTGAGTCCTAATACTCCTAGAGCTTTGTCTTTCTTGGAACTTCTGCTGACCATTCATGTTAGGCGAGACGTTTCTTTTTTAGGAAGCCCGTGTCGCTCTGCCTCACCCTGTTCTCTGACCTATCGTCAAACTGTCTCCCTGATAGGCTCCCTAGGTCCCCTGGTATTTAGAGCTAATTGTCTCTAAAGAGCTAGGGGCTTAGCTTCAAGAAGAGTTTCTGAATCTTGAGAATAAACTCTGCAGGTGTCCTCATCAGTGATATTCAGGTTAACCtgttcaccccccccccccgaggaTTCTTCTTCACTCCTAACCTGGGTCCTTTCTGCTACTGGGACATACTCTTCTATTTGGCCTTAGTGGAGAGAGTTTGGAAAACACGGGTCTTAGAATATAATAcgataaaatgaaaactaaaattttaaattggattatccTCATCTTGGATAAGCAAGGAAGAACAGATCCAAGGTTCAAAGGTCAGAAAATCCACACCTCTGTTTACTCTTCGTTCTTCTCCTTTCTCAGAGCAGCCTTTTTCAGATGCAGATGCTCACAGGCACGGAGGGGAGCAAGGGGAGCACAGTAACACACTTCCCCTTTCTCAGGGCCTCTGACGCTACTGCATCAGCACTGACAGACAGGAGGGTCGCTGCTTGTCTCAGGGTCAGATACCTCCCTGACTCTTCTCTCCGCAGGGCCCCTTTTCTGCTTTGCTGGTAACAGCCTAAGACTTGGGGCCATCATCACATCTCCCCAGTTACCTATCCCAGAAGACCTCATGTGTCCCTCCTATGTGCTCTGGCCTTCTGCCTAAAGTGACCCCTGGCCAGATCCAGTTGCAGCTTCAATTTGGGTCTGAATGAGGTTGTTGCATTTACTCTCACTAGCCTTTCTGGATGTCAGCTAATGCTCTGGAACATTTCGTCTTGGCCCGTGAAGATGGGGATGCAAgggcttccccttcccctgccatGAGACAGTTTGTGGGGCCTTCGAGGTCCCTCAGGATGGCAGAGACCTTGGTGTGCCTGACCCCAGTGAAGATGCACTCACTTGAATATGGTACAGTCCTGTTGAGATGCAGCTGAATCTGACTTTTCCTTTCAAGTACAggtttatttataactctgcccaTGAAGCCcatggggacaggttagggggaATATAGACTGAGGGCCCAGACAGGGGACAATATCTCCATGGCCACTTGTGTGTCACTCCCACAGGCTTCCCACTGTTTCAGTCTGGTGGGTGGGAGGGCGATCACCAGGGACCTACCGCCTCTGCCATGACTCCCGCACTTACACATATAGGGCTCTAGACAATCTATTTCCGCTCCTCCAAGTAACTCAAACTCCAGTTAGCCACAGTGGTTAGTGCTTTTCCTCATCAGCTACTTTGCTAGACACAACGTGGGTATATAGTTAGGTCCTTGGGCTCTAGGAGTTCACAACCTCTTTACCGAGATGGGTACACAAAAATGTAGTCCCGTAATTCAAAAGAAGGTCGTGCACCTCTCGAGCTTTTCTTTTCCCAGCTTTTCTTTCAGTTGATGACACAGACCCTGAGGTAGGGAAGCCACTTTTCATTGCACCTGGGTCACAGATAAAGAATACATGACATAAAGTCTCTTTGCTTAGATCACACAGTTAGTGAGTTATAATACTGGCCTGAGAACCAGGTATTCTGACTCTTTATTCATTcacattcaacaaacattgatcAGGGGCCTACaatgtaataagaaaaatagatGCCACACACACAAACCTCCATCCTCACGCAGTATTCTGGTTAGGGGGACAGACAATAAATGGAGTTgatataaaaagtgaaataagatgTTAGGTAGtcttatggagaaaaataaagggaagaagggagcagATAAATATCAAGGGGGtagttgacattttttttttttttttttttgcggtacacgggcctctcactgctgtggcctctcccgttgcggagcacagactccggatgcgcaggctcagcggccatggctcacgagcccagccgcttcgtggcatgtgggatcttcccggaccggggcacgaacccgtgtcccctgcatcggcaggcggactctcaaccactgcgccaccagggaagcccggtagttGACATTTTAAATGAAGCTCCTGCACAACATTATGTGCAGAAGGCCACACATGATGAAAACATTTCAGGAGCCCGAGGGagtgagaaatatatttatggagatatttgatgaagtccattccaggaagaaggaacagaaaCTGCAAGTAAAGTTCCTGAGAAGGGAAAGTACCTGGTAGGCCAGTGTTCCTGAGCAGAGGGAACCAGGGCAAGAATAGTAGGCAGATAGAATCAGAGAGGTAATGGGGAATTGGATAATATAGGGCCTCAAAGGACTTACAGGATTTTCACTTGGACTCTGGGTTCAGGTAACTGCAACAGTGGCCATGTATCCACCACTGTTCTGGCTTTTAGGGAAGTCTCCAATTCATGGTGAGCTTGTCCACTTGGGTCACAGATGACATTTACTCTGCAACACCCATTCCCCAAGTGTCCAGATTACACACTCACTTCCTAGGAATGGAAACTTACAAGTTTCTAGGATTGTTGGACAGTGGGGCTTTTCACACATTAGTGGGTGGCAGGTGTGCTGGGGGAGAAACCTCTGTAGAAGTAGTGAGGACATCTTGACTGTCCAGTTCTTAAAACTGAAGCTCCCTCTCCTTCCCATGTTTAGGACTCTGGGTACCCCATCCTTCTTCTCTAGCCCaagcccctctttctttctctcctccctttctccatGACCCATCTTATGTCACGTGtagaaaaaaacaagcaaaaatccaGTCTGTAGGTCCACATTATCTGCACTTTTTTACTTATGTCCAATAGTGACTAAGACGTGGTCCCTGGTCTTGAGAAGTGGGCAGAGTCTGCTGTGGGGAGAATGGTTACAGTAGAGTCTAAAAAGGGATGTCAGGAGGAAGGTGCTGTAGGAGTACCTCAGAAGGACACCAGACAGACTTGAGAAGTCGTGAAAACATCTCTGAAGGAAAGTCACTTCTATTCTAAgtcaggagaagggagagagtgaGGGTGCTGTAGGTGGAGGTGACAGCTTGTGCAAAGACTTGAAAGTGAGATAGAGCAATCAGGGTTAAGGAAATGCAAGTTGTTTGTTGTGTCTGGAGCATAGAGAGGAAGCAATGAAACTTGAGAGGCAAATGGAGCCACAGCATCCAGAGATGTTATGATTTTTCTATCTGGCAGGCCTTGTTTTAGGGTCTGGAAGATAACGCAAATGAAACAAAGAGTTCTTATTCTCCAAGAACTTACCTTGGAATGGGGAAACGAGACAAGAAATAAACAGGTATGTAATatgttggggggagggtgaaAGTGCTAGAAATTAAAACAAGGTAGGTAAGGAAGAGAGAGTAAATCAGGCAGGAATTGAGGGAGAGGTgtgttgtcattattattttttataatataaaggGCCCTGTAGTAAGGGGACACATGAGCAGAGCCTGCATGGTAAGAGGCAGTAAGCCAAGGGGGCATCTGGAGGAAGAACATCCCGAGTAAGGAGAACTGCAAGTGCAAAATCTGCAAGTGCAAAGTCTGAAGATGAAGCATGCTTGGTGAGTTTAAGGGACTATTTGGAGGCTAGTGTGGGTGTAGTAGAGTAAATAAAGGGGAGAGTAGTTGGAGATGAAGTTGAGATTATGGAGAGGAGCCAGAACACATAAATCCTTACAAGATATTATAATGACTGTGAATGTTCCCTGGGTAAGACAGGGGGCTTCTGGAACATGCTGTGCAGAGGAAGCGACATGATTTGTCTTGTGTATTAAAATAATCCATCTAACTACGGTGGGGATTAGTTTACTTTACTgtacttttactttattttactgtacTGTAAAGCAAAAGTGGATTAAAGGAAGATTCACCAGGAGACTATAATATTTCAAGTTCAAGATGATGATGGCTTGGATCATGGGGGTAGCAGTTGAGGTAGTAGAAAGCAGTTGTACTCCAGATAGCAACATCTGGAATACCTGGAAGAAAGAGTCGTCAGCATTTGCTAAAAGGTTGGATGTGgaatgggagagacagacaggtgtCAGGAATAACTCCAAGGGTTCTATCACAGCAACTTGAAAGGCAGAGTTTCTGAGTTATGGAAGACTGTGGTTGAGAATGTTTTTTCCTTGATGTGAATATTAGGATATGGTTTTGGACATGATGAGTCTAAGATGATTGTTAGATGTTCAAGTGAAGACAGTGATGCATAGGCAATTAGATATGAGTCTGGACTGTAGATATTAATTTGGGATTTGCCAGCATATAGATGGTATTTGAAGACATGATGCTAGGTGAGATGACCAAAAATGAGAATATAACAAAGAATAAGACAGGTCTGAAAACAAAGTCCTGAGACATTCCAACATACAAAGATCAGGAAGATAAAGACTAGCAATAATTGAGACTAAAAATATTATTGTCAAATATGCTGAGGATTTTGACATCATCCTAATTATTTAGTAGCTGGTACTGTAGTCACTTAATAAATTCCCTGTAGATATGAATGACTACTTGTACTTCCTTGCTGGATCTGATACCAGCTATAGGGCCCATCATTAGTGAGTGACACCAATGTGTTATTGaaatatgtactttaaaatttctaGAATTATTGGATATACCCAGcttggaaaaaataattaacttgCTGGATTAAGCcattacataaaaatatgctACAAGTTAAAACAATTCTAATAACACAAGTTGTAATTCCTTTGCAATTCTAGTCACTTTTCGGTTTCTGCTGGGGCAGAATGTTGACAGAGGgcagaaagaaattttagaatatgCTTAGTTGGGGAAGAACATCAGGTAGAAATACATTTGTGAGGCTTGAAGTTTTTTGGGGGGCTTTTCTTCCATAAATTGATTGAAAATTTCTAGAgaacagagttttgttttttgtttgtttgattaaaTTATGTCCCCCAGTACAAGTTAATTAAttcatgtataaatgtatattatcttgtttatattatatataatatacataaatgtttatattatatataaatatagtctagatatataaatatatatatagtttatattatATACAGCAATACAGCATTAAAGTTAAGAGTGGGGGGACCCTGGAATCAGTTTGCATGTGGATGTGAAATATGgctttgtcacttactagctgtttaaataagttacttaacatttttgTGCTTCAACTTTCCCATTGATAGTAAAAGTAACTACCTTGTAAATGTTTTgaatataaaaatgtgttaatatatgtaaaaaacaGAACTATGACTGgtcaaaggaaataataaatgctagttaCAATTATTATTACAGTTAGAAAATACTACCTATCTCTCAAAAAGGAGTCACTTTTTCATACTGTGCCATTCTAACTGCCGTGAATgtttaaagtaaaaagagaaagactACTGGCAGGATAAACAAGCATAAGCAGGATAAACTCTTTAGAACAAACAGTGATCAGAGGAGAAATTCTAGACAGGCTCTTCATTCCTCCCATTCTTATGTCTAttgtctcctcatttgtaaaatacagaGGTCAGTCAAGctgattttctaaatatatttcatctttgattttaaatatttgcacACTTAGCTTCAACAAACACCAGATTTACTTTTCTATTGATAATATGACCTGACACAGACTGTCTCTAGAATTCTATGATTCTATGGGCCTTTGGAATGGAGAATTTTTTTATCACAGCTCTGCGTATCTGTTTGGTCTTCACACGATAGATGATGGGGTTCATGACTGGGGGGATCAGCAGGTAGGTGTTAGCAATCATAGTATGTACATAGGCTGGGCCTTGTTTCCCAAATCTGTGAACAAAGGAGAGACTGATCAATGGAATATAGAAAATAGCAATAGCCCCAGTATGGGAGATACAGGTGCTGAaggctttcttcctctcttctgggGATGTGATGCTGAGGATAGTCTTAATGATCAAAACATAAGAAAGGGCGATGAGAATTGAGTCCACACCAACATTAGAGGTCATGGCAGTCAGCCCAATTGCATTGTTGATCCTGGTGTCTGTGCATGAGAGCTTCATCGCATGAGGGTGGAAGCAGTAAGAGTAGTGGAGCACGTggctgaggcagaaggacagTCTCATAAGAATTGCTACCATTGGTGTCAGCACTAGTGTCCCCCTGATGACAATTGCCACTCCAATTTGAATTATTCTGGAGTCAGTTAAAATGGTGGCATACCTGATGGGATTAGAGATGGCGACAAAACGATCAAAAGCCATGGCCAACAGCACTGACAATTCCATGACAGTGAAGAGTTTAACAAAGAACATCTGTGACAAGCAGGCAgtaaagctgatctccctgtcatTGAACCAGAATATACCCAACATGGCGACCAGAGTGTATACGGACAAGCCAAGGTCAGTGGTAGACAACATGGAGAGGAAATAATACATGGGCTCATGAAGGCTGGGCTGAGTAACAATGGCAAATAGAATCAGGCTGTTTCCTGAGAGAGCTGTTAAATAGAGAAAACAGAACGGAATGGAGATCCAGGTGTGGAAGGCTTCCAGCCCAGGAACACCAGTTAGCGGGAAAATAACGGAAAAAGATGTGATATTCTGGAAGTCTGACATGCTGGATTAAAAGTACTGAATTCCAAGATGAAATTCTGGAATAACCAAAAAaaacctacatttaaaaaattaatccaattacaaataattttattcaacCAAAAAATAACCACAGAGGAATATCTATATATTATGTAAGTATGAATGGCTCAtttaaattgataaaataattGTAAGATTTCAGCTGTTGTAAtaggtactctttttttttttgtattttccccaGCCCATGATTTTTCTTCCCTGGGGCCCTTTGCTAGTAGCTAGGTTTATACTATGTGATCTTTTCCTCTAGCCAAAGATGCCTGGACTAAGAAAAGACGCTTTACCCAAGATTGGCCAATCATATTCCATCTTCTTTGGGATGTTTTTCTGTATAGTTGGCATCAGAGAAAAATAGATTGGGGCTTTGGAGCAGCAATATTACATTGGCCATGAGAACAGAAAGCAATGAAGCTTACAGACAATTTGGGAAGCCAGAAAATATTGAGAAAGAGATACTTATAATGCAAAGCAACACATATGAAGTGATAATAAATGGCTTAGGCATCAGTGCAGCCATGAGCAGGTGCCTACAGTATCTAACCTTTCAAGTGACTCTTGCAGTACAGCATCTGGAATTGCATTTGAGAGAGATGTAGAGTTAGAACTCAGACCTATCACCTACAGAGGCCTCTGCCCCCACTTATTATAATGTGCTGCCAtgttcaaatatatttctttcttcaatCTGCTTGAAGACTAGCTTTCCTCCATTAGCAAAGAAcagattttctccattttgttaaGACATACTTCTCAGGTGACACCTAATAGAATGTTACTGTTTCGCTTTGGAGGGGAATATAAAACTTTGTTGCaaacattgtatttcttttttcattgagtAGAGAATTGCAGACTGGGTAAATGGGTCTGTATGAGTTGGAAGAGGGGGTCTGGGGGAAAACAGAGATTAGTTTATTAGATTATTCCAAGGCTTTTAGAATGGCATATGTGAGAGTGTTGAGTCTGAATGAACTTGTACTTACAAGAATGAACTTGTAGCCAATGTTAATGTTCCTCAGGGGAACCTAAGTGTTTCCAGACCTCACAAGTTCACCCAAAGTGCAACCTCAAGAATTCCCTAAATAAAGCTCTTAGTTTTAACAATGGgaaatttttaattcaaattaatggaaacttagagaaaaaaagagtgtTAAGTTACATGAGTTGACCAAATCAGTGAACTATGACTTTAGAGTTTCCAGTTTAGAATAATGAGAGTGTCCTCAGAGAACCAATCAAATTACTGTCAAATGTGTTATCAAACCTCATAATGGAAATGAGAGTTAACAAAAAAgggaacatttatttaaaaagggaaTTTATTTGGACACTACTTCCAATGATTGTTTATTGAGTGTCATGAATTTGACAAACATATAGAAACGAAGTAGATATGGTCTTGCCCAACTGGCACGCATTTCACAATTAACTCTGAAAATTTGAAAGATTAACAAGTTCTATTAGTACTTTTCATAAATAGATTGatttctgaaaaacatttttatagcttttacttttaaaaagtatgtctTGATCAGAAAGATAAACTAAAAACCTCTCAAATGAATGAtacttataataatttaaaagaatgagttCACCTCTCATTTTCCACAAGGCTTTGACCTGTTTATTTATTATGAATTCACAGAACCTGGGATTCAGTTTTTCAAGTTAACAACTTCCTGGGGTTACTGGGAAGCAGAGTAATCATGAAAAAGGGATCACTTCAATTCTGTGTACCAAAGG contains:
- the LOC136126357 gene encoding olfactory receptor 51E2: MSACNFTHTTFVLIGIPGLEEAHFWIGFPLLSMYAVAVFGNCIVVFIVRVERSLHVPMYLFLCMLAAIDLALSTATMPKILALFWFDSREITFDACMTQMFFIHALSAIESTILLAMAFDRYIAICHPLRHAAVLNNRVTAQIGMVAVARGSLFFIPLPLLIKRLAFCQSNVLSHSYCVHQDVMKLAYADTLPNVVYGLTAILVVMGVDALFISLSYFLILRTVLQLPSKSERTKAFGTCVSHIGVVLAFYVPLIGLSVVHRFGNSLDPTVHVLMGDVYLLLPPVINPIIYGVKTKQIRTRALAVFKISCDKDFPAVGGR
- the LOC136126947 gene encoding LOW QUALITY PROTEIN: olfactory receptor 51F2-like (The sequence of the model RefSeq protein was modified relative to this genomic sequence to represent the inferred CDS: deleted 2 bases in 1 codon) encodes the protein MSDFQNITSFSVIFPLTGVPGLEAFHTWISIPFCFLYLTALSGNSLILFAIVTQPSLHEPMYYFLSMLSTTDLGLSVYTLVAMLGIFWFNDREISFTACLSQMFFVKLFTVMELSVLLAMAFDRFVAISNPIRYATILTDSRIIQIGVAIVIRGTLVLTPMVAILMRLSFCLSHVLHYSYCFHPHAMKLSCTDTRINNAIGLTAMTSNVGVDSILIALSYVLIIKTILSITSPEERKKAFSTCISHTGAIAIFYIPLISLSFVHRFGKQGPAYVHTMIANTYLLIPPVMNPIIYRVKTKQIRRAVIKILHSKGP